The following are from one region of the Apostichopus japonicus isolate 1M-3 chromosome 17, ASM3797524v1, whole genome shotgun sequence genome:
- the LOC139954622 gene encoding uncharacterized protein isoform X2, translating to MMEIEGSIRHKLLLLYGMNQKRVHIEGDAEGATKLDIEKAASGLFGLENKSLILQFFDKDFEDYVDIEEDQKIPGPTKILVRVEEPVVFPVTINVNQGDIEQIENDASTDTLPPVVQQPQNDAADDVAEDTAEDAAINFKPVADVAATSSSTESQGRQASVSWITGFAVPVQPPLITSKLKLGGDTLNTAERGHFLDSIYSAVTKNHGIYYPTKTEYDIMVEKIHAKFPQMCKPAANMPLGDKKMLWKHRLQYKFQNKRKRLDLKIEAVQKKKLKAERKPRSPPPSTVDPPSYWGMKNYLPSRPASEDDLTIATHIGWLNAEKRRKQPDYKTVSCSMTKTLADRRKWIISSKPKPTLDEIQVKYPWLFDEDQMSEEMQRIKDDVLPLQKRLSNGLNKYATALIRRGQGKRNPHRFFEEVVSAIPLFQAEKDQAEATLEAALLSIPGLFQELITDIFVPVDKTAVNPSHVYIRMDAATPYKTEQFTLVVDGTDVAHSTTILGASTLWIESFYVFNLSYPTCVSNSLIFLQRIILIIDDQLPVARTIRMQVNKLNAC from the exons ATGATGGAGATCGAAGGAAGTATTCG acacaaattgttgttgttatatggTATGAACCAGAAAAGGGTTCATATTGAGGGTGATGCAGAAGGAGCTACCAAGCTTGATATAGAGAAGGCTGCatctggtttatttggtttGGAGAACAAGTCTCTCATCCTCCAGTTCTTTGACAAAGACTTTGAAGACTACGTAGACATAGAGGAGGATCAGAAAATTCCAGGTCCCACAAAGATTCTGGTGAGGGTAGAAGAGCCAGTGGTGTTTCCTGTCACTATCAATGTCAACCAAGGTGACATTGAGCAGATAGAAAATGATGCAAG CACTGACACACTACCACCTGTTGTACAGCAGCCCCAGAATGATGCGGCTGATGATGTTGCTGAGGATACTGCCGAGGATGCTGCAATCAATTTCAAACCTGTAGCGGATGTTGCAGCAACTTCTTCGTCAACAGAGTCTCAAGGCAGACAAGCTTCTGTCAGTTGGATCACTGGGTTTGCTGTACCAGTCCAGCCTCCTTTAATAACTTCAAAACTGAAACTTGGTGGGGACACACTGAATACTGCAGAAAGGGGCCATTTCCTAGACAGCATCTATTCAGCAGTTACCAAGAACCATGGAATTTA CTATCCAACCAAGACTGAATACGACATCATGGTTGAAAAGATACATGCGAAGTTCCCACAGATGTGCAAACCTGCAGCAAATATGCCACTTGGTGATAAGAAG ATGCTATGGAAGCATAGACTGCAGTACAAATTCCAGAATAAGCGTAAGCGTCTAGACCTGAAGATTGAGGCTGTGCAGAAGAAGAAGTTGAAAGCAGAACGAAAGCCACGTTCGCCTCCACCTTCTACGGTGGACCCCCCATCTTACTGGGGAATGAAAAACTACCTCCCCAGTCGCCCTGCCTCGGAGGATGACTTGACCATAGCCACCCATATAGGGTGGCTGAATgcagaaaagagaagaaaacaaccAGATTACAAGACAGTGTCCTGCTCCATGACAAAGACCCTGGCAGACAGAAGAAAATGGATCATTTCATCCAAACCCAAACCAACGTTGGATGAAATCCAGGTCAAATACCCCTGGTTATTTGACGAGGACCAG ATGTCAGAGGAGATGCAGAGAATAAAAGATGATGTGCTCCCGCTGCAGAAGCGTCTTTCGAATGGACTAAACAAATACGCCACTGCCCTGATAAGGAGAGGACAAGGGAAGAGGAACCCTCACAGATTTTTTGAAGAGGTTGTTTCTGCCATACCTCTCTTCCAGGCAGAGAAAGACCAAGCAG AAGCAACTTTGGAGGCTGCATTACTTTCTATCCCTGGGCTCTTTCAAGAGCTGATCACTGACATCTTTGTTCCAGTTGACAAAACG GCCGTAAATCCCAGTCATGTGTACATTAGGATGGATGCAGCCACACCCTACAAAACTGAACAATTTACTCTTGTGGTAGATGGGACTGATGTTGCCCATTCAACTACAATACTTGGAGCATCCACTCTATGGATCGAATCCTTTTACGTTTTCAATCTGAGCTATCCGACATGTGTGAGCAACTCGCTAATATTCCTTCAGCGGATAATCCTGATTATCGATGATCAACTCCCTGTTGCAAGGACAATAAGGATGCAAGTTAACAAACTAAATGCATGTTAA
- the LOC139954622 gene encoding uncharacterized protein isoform X1, which translates to MRHIPHHEAVIGAVLFCIWLDFSKMAYSCCHCDFSTPEFEVLIKHYRFEHGNDPNFKIVCGINNCAKSYSNIRVFRRHIRQKHEFWYGRRNNLNAPPIEVQVDQNEHVVENGNPENIEIPHPEFDVNREVSMFLMKLREIHKTPQAACSFVANEFVDLLKIHRENLEKDLNNMLMRSGTNIDCLNEFGLAEIFQEGQLEQAFNLFSNSRNLQKYMINQYNVVEPCEYVLGRDDDNGKEHTMQYIPILQTLKALLKSDDILGEVYGGHASHIEHKLSDFCDGSKFKSNALFSEEPSSLQVQLYYDDFTVANPLGTHVQMLKFSAVYFVLGNLHPMHRSKLRNIQLVSLCPSLYVKTYGLQNVFFPLLEDLKVLEKDGIQFSKDGMEHTFRGTVSFLSADNLAAHEIGGFQVHFNHGRVCRMCNVTTANLKNHFCLSDKLILRSKEVYDQQTQAVHVNPALMSTYGVKGTSCLNQLTYFHVTNGLPPDLAHDLFEGVLPEVVGEVIKDCVSQEYFTLKYLNQQIKSFPYEASDRTNKPSVMSNNLYTFRVKQTACQMWCFNRMLPLMVGHLVPIGCLSWKVLLLLLDVTEYCTSAEVTPALSMFLDDLIQDFLNSYYTFFHNVTMKPKFHYLIHYPAVLLQFGPLINTWTLRFEGKHNYFKEISKTTKNRKNLCKTLAQRHEFMQATFRGRTTFLTEDTIHTKGEMFPVRLLPLIIQDEILPLVGEHESVYSVGKVSYNGTWYSKGLAVIVDVGYKFGMIDMCFIIAGHTYLLCKLGEHTEYISHLHAYNVQFGNTLVLFRPSDLHNYYPLGVYKTGSMNLISIRHYVRNL; encoded by the coding sequence ATGAGACATATTCCTCATCATGAGGCAGTCATAGGGGCTGTATTATTTTGCATATGGTTGGACTTTAGTAAAATGGCTTACAGCTGTTGCCACTGTGACTTTAGTACTCCAGAGTTTGAAGTACTAATTAAGCATTACAGGTTTGAACATGGAAATGATCCTAACTTTAAAATTGTTTGTGGGATAAACAATTGTGCTAAGAGTTACTCTAATATCCGTGTATTTAGGCGTCATATAAGGCAAAAACATGAGTTTTGGTATGGAAGGCGGAATAACCTAAATGCTCCTCCAATTGAAGTACAAGTAGATCAAAATGAGCATGTAGTTGAAAATGGAAATCCAGAAAATATAGAAATACCTCACCCTGAATTTGATGTTAATAGGGAAGTATCAATGTTTTTAATGAAGCTGAGGGAAATCCATAAAACGCCACAGGCAGCTTGTTCATTCGTAGCAAATGAATTTGTCGACCTTCTCAAGATACACAGAGAAAACCTAGAGAAAGATCTCAACAATATGCTGATGAGGTCGGGTACCAACATCGATTGTCTTAATGAATTTGGTTTGGCAGAAATATTTCAAGAGGGTCAGTTGGAACAAGCCTTCAACTTGTTTTCAAATTCTAGAAATCTTCAGAAATACATGATAAATCAGTACAATGTTGTTGAACCATGTGAATATGTGCTGGGCAGGGATGATGATAATGGCAAGGAACATACAATGCAGTACATCCCAATTCTTCAAACTCTTAAAGCATTGTTGAAATCAGATGATATCTTGGGAGAGGTTTATGGCGGGCATGCAAGTCATATTGAGCATAAATTGAGTGACTTTTGTGATGGTTCCAAATTTAAGAGCAATGCACTTTTTTCTGAAGAGCCATCTAGTCTACAAGTACAGCTATACTATGATGACTTCACGGTGGCAAACCCCCTTGGAACACATGTTCAAATGCTAAAATTTTCTGCAGTGTATTTTGTGCTTGGTAATCTGCACCCAATGCATAGATCGAAATTGCGCAATATTCAACTGGTGTCACTGTGCCCATCACTCTATGTAAAAACATATGGTTTGCAAAATGTCTTTTTCCCTCTTCTTGAAGATCTGAAAGTTCTTGAAAAAGATGGCATTCAATTCTCTAAAGATGGTATGGAGCATACGTTTCGTGGTACAGTTTCTTTTTTGTCGGCAGATAACCTGGCTGCCCATGAAATCGGAGGGTTTCAAGTACATTTTAACCATGGGAGGGTATGTCGAATGTGTAATGTCACAACGGCAAATCTTAAGaatcatttttgtttgtcaGATAAATTGATATTGAGGTCCAAGGAAGTATATGATCAACAGACCCAAGCAGTTCATGTGAACCCTGCACTCATGTCAACATATGGGGTAAAGGGCACTTCCTGTCTCAACCAActaacatattttcatgtaacAAATGGCTTACCACCGGACCTGGCCCATGATTTGTTTGAGGGTGTTCTTCCAGAGGTAGTTGGAGAAGTAATCAAGGATTGTGTTTCACAAGAGTATTTCACCCTTAAATACTTGAATCAACAGATCAAGTCTTTTCCATATGAAGCATCTGACCGTACGAATAAACCCTCCGTCATGTCCAACAATCTTTATACGTTCAGAGTCAAGCAGACAGCCTGTCAGATGTGGTGCTTTAACCGTATGTTACCATTAATGGTAGGCCACTTGGTTCCTATTGGCTGCCTTTCATGgaaagttttgttgttgttgttagatGTGACAGAATACTGTACTTCTGCTGAGGTCACACCAGCACTTTCAATGTTTCTGGATGATTTGATACAGGATTTTCTAAATTCCTATTACACCTTTTTTCATAATGTAACTATGAAACCAAAGTTTCACTATTTGATACACTATCCAGCAGTGCTATTGCAGTTTGGTCCACTGATTAATACATGGACATTGCGCTTCGAAGGAAAGCATAATTACTTCAAGGAAATTTCAAAGACTACCAAGAACAGAAAGAATTTATGTAAGACCCTAGCACAAAGGCATGAATTCATGCAAGCCACTTTCCGTGGTCGTACAACCTTCTTGACTGAAGATACAATTCATACGAAGGGTGAAATGTTTCCAGTGAGACTTTTGCCACTTATCATACAAGATGAAATATTGCCCCTAGTAGGTGAGCATGAATCAGTGTATTCAGTTGGCAAGGTGTCATACAATGGTACCTGGTATTCAAAGGGTTTGGCAGTAATAGTGGATGTTGGTTACAAATTTGGTATGATTGATATGTGTTTTATTATAGCTGGGCATACTTATTTACTTTGTAAATTAGGGGAACATACAGAGTATATATCCCACTTGCATGCCTACAATGTTCAATTTGGTAATACACTTGTCTTATTCAGACCGTCTGATTTGCACAACTATTATCCTCTTGGTGTATACAAGACTGGTAGTATGAATCTGATTTCAATAAGACATTATGTGCGAAATCTATGA